The DNA window AGGACACTCAGGATCGCCGGCTATTTTTGCCACTTTACCATCTTTGACATAGACCAGCACTCCGCACCCTCCGTGACACATCCGGCAATGACTTTTCACTACCGACTCAAAACCGTACACTTCCATCTCCCGCTCTACATTGGAATGCTTAAATGCTTGCATAAAAACCTCCTTTTAAACCGCTTTTATGCCATTTTGTAAATCTTATCCAGGTCAGCGCCAAGCATGCGTGATACCTGTCTGGCGTTCTCGGAAATCATAACACCGAACCCGGAGATCTGCGTCTCCTGAAATGTTCCAATGATGAATAATGACCCGATCAATTCTTCCTGCGAGTTGAAAACAGGGGCTGCAACGGCGTTGATGCCAGGATTCAATTCACCTATATCAAATGCAAAACCTCTCTCACGACATTCCTTAAGCTCAGCCATCAGCCTCGTGCGATCCAGCTTTGTGGCGTCCCCATGGAAGAAAAGTCTCTCTTTTTTTAAAATAAATTTCTGCTCCTCCTGAGACATAAATGCAACAATGGCTTTCCCGTGCGCCCCTGCTGTAGCGGAGAATCGGTGACCAATCCTTATTGTGACGCCGATATTCTTATCTCCTTCATGTTTTGCAACAACAAAGGCATTCCCATCATTAATAATGGCGAACAGTGCCGTGCTGTGTGTTTCGTGTGCAAGCTTTTCAAGAAAAGGGGCCACAGCCTCTCTGTAGTCCATATTGTCGAGAACCTTCCGGGACAGGGAAATTAGCCCGGGTCCCAGGGAGTATGTCTTAGCTTTAAGATTTTTATCTACAAAACCGTACTTTTGCAAAGTGCTTAAGATTGAGTATCCCTTGCTCTTGTGGATGCCCACTTCTTTACAGATATCAGTAAGATTTATCTTGAATGACGGGTTTTTTGCCAGGCAGATCAGGATGCGGGACGCATCATCAACAGCCGGCACAGAAGAGGTGTATGCGGTTTTTTCTTTTTTTTGCCCTTTGAAAGTTTCCATATAATAAATTCTGTATGCAGAACAGTATTTTGTATAGAAAATAATTTATTAAAATAGAATGAGCTTGTCAATAAAAATCTGCAGAAAAGGGTAAACCGTCAGTTTTGATTGGGTTGTTTGATGATGTGGAACTAATTTAATGGTCGGGGCGACTGGATTCGAACCAGCGGCTTCTTGCTCCCAAAGCAAGCGCGCTAAACCATGCTGCGCCACGCCCCGAACGCTACAACATAACACACTTATAAGGAATTTTGCAACACTTCTCAAAAAACAAAAAAGGTTTTGGAAAAACCCAAAACCTTTGATTTTATTGGTTGCGGGGACCGGATTTGAACCAGTGACCTTCGGGTTATGAGCCCGACGAGCTACCAAACTGCTCCACCCCGCTGTTTAATGTGTGCTTATGATATACTGAAAAATTATATGAAGTCAATAATATTGTGACAAGGGCGGCAATATTATTGACTTCATATAAAGTAAAATAGTATAATAAATATTGTTTTTTATACCAATCTTGTACTATAATAAACGTTTGTGCTGGTGTAGCTCAATCGGCAGAGCAGCTGATTTGTAATCAGCAGGTTGCGGGTTCGAGTCCCATCACCAGCTCCACGGAGAGGTTCCCGAGCGGCCAAAGGGGGCAGACTGTAAATCTGTTGGCTCAGCCTTCGGAGGTTCGATTCCTCCCCTCTCCACCATTTGCAAATTTTGTTTTGCAAAATTTGCAGTTATGAGTTTGTAAGTTAAAGGATGCGGGAGTAGCTCAGCTGGTTAGAGCATCAGCCTTCCAAGCTGAGGGTCGCGGGTTCGAGTCCCGTTTCCCGCTCCAAAAAAACGTAGCGGGTTGAAACATTACCTGCTCCAAAAGCCCGCGTAGCTCAGTCGGAA is part of the Pseudomonadota bacterium genome and encodes:
- a CDS encoding IclR family transcriptional regulator → METFKGQKKEKTAYTSSVPAVDDASRILICLAKNPSFKINLTDICKEVGIHKSKGYSILSTLQKYGFVDKNLKAKTYSLGPGLISLSRKVLDNMDYREAVAPFLEKLAHETHSTALFAIINDGNAFVVAKHEGDKNIGVTIRIGHRFSATAGAHGKAIVAFMSQEEQKFILKKERLFFHGDATKLDRTRLMAELKECRERGFAFDIGELNPGINAVAAPVFNSQEELIGSLFIIGTFQETQISGFGVMISENARQVSRMLGADLDKIYKMA